In a single window of the Acidobacteriota bacterium genome:
- a CDS encoding Spy/CpxP family protein refolding chaperone: MDFKNRTFLASLATTLGVVMVAGLGIVALGAQQGPGQGRGFGGPGRPGGQGPGMFAGRGGRGPMAMMMMRGLQQLNLTDDQKTQIQQIRESNKEGTQAIAKRRIAAREALGDVATADTVVEADVRAKAGDVAAVEIDAALLRAKVHAQVFALLTPEQKAKAKELRAEGKGRLKQMLGRRMGGGMGRGGRGPGGPGGIGGWF; the protein is encoded by the coding sequence ATGGACTTCAAGAATCGCACGTTTCTCGCGTCGCTCGCGACCACGCTCGGCGTGGTCATGGTTGCCGGACTCGGCATCGTCGCCCTCGGCGCCCAGCAGGGCCCTGGTCAGGGGCGTGGTTTTGGCGGTCCCGGACGCCCCGGCGGACAGGGACCCGGCATGTTTGCCGGGCGCGGAGGTCGCGGCCCGATGGCCATGATGATGATGCGCGGCCTTCAGCAGTTGAATCTGACCGATGACCAGAAGACACAGATCCAGCAGATCCGAGAGTCGAACAAGGAAGGCACGCAGGCGATCGCCAAGCGGAGGATCGCTGCGCGCGAGGCGCTGGGCGACGTGGCCACCGCCGACACGGTGGTCGAAGCTGACGTTCGCGCGAAGGCCGGGGATGTGGCCGCCGTCGAAATTGACGCCGCACTCCTGCGGGCCAAGGTCCACGCGCAGGTGTTCGCGTTGCTGACGCCCGAACAGAAGGCCAAGGCCAAAGAGCTGCGAGCCGAAGGGAAAGGCCGTCTGAAGCAGATGCTCGGCCGCAGGATGGGCGGTGGAATGGGACGCGGCGGGCGCGGACCCGGCGGGCCTGGTGGCATCGGGGGCTGGTTCTAG
- a CDS encoding HAMP domain-containing sensor histidine kinase, with product MSERAWFRSLYWRIAIGFVAFLAALMVVQGAVTVWFLARSSDAIAGRSTLDLAALVASDLGTAWSVDENLDVEAYLREHYGSHWRPVALVLPDGRVLLSQPGAEVPPLLRETALRRLIRSALRPGAGAGPGAGPGPGRGGRQGMGPGAGLGPGRPAAFYPVVVQDRVRAMVLVPPNAPLAVIIRQVAPVGLAIAALLVLIGTMFASVFIFRPAHKRLGQLEEAAKRLGTGDATARAPESGGDEIAAVARAFNRMAADLSARADALQTADHDRRQLLADVSHELMTPLTAIRGYLETLAMAELALNADTRQRYLGIVREETARLERLIGDLMDLARLEAGGGALVRTEMPVDELFRRVIERHERDAGLKHVTLTSRITPPSITVHVDPVRMEQAIQNLAANALRHTGSGGSIELVAGVGPDTTLLSVRDTGEGIPAAHIGHVFDRFYKADNSRAGDQRGSGLGLSIVKAIVERHGGRITVRSQEGLETVFEIELPRQPPSMPAAASASTGGD from the coding sequence ATGAGTGAACGAGCCTGGTTTCGAAGCCTGTACTGGCGCATCGCGATTGGGTTTGTCGCGTTCCTTGCGGCCTTGATGGTCGTGCAGGGAGCGGTCACGGTCTGGTTTCTGGCGCGTTCATCGGACGCCATCGCCGGCCGCTCGACACTGGATCTGGCCGCGCTGGTCGCCTCCGATCTCGGCACGGCCTGGTCGGTCGACGAAAATCTCGATGTCGAAGCGTACCTGCGTGAGCACTACGGCTCCCACTGGCGGCCTGTTGCGCTGGTGCTGCCCGATGGCCGCGTACTCCTCTCGCAGCCGGGCGCGGAGGTGCCGCCGCTTCTTCGCGAAACGGCGCTGCGCCGGCTGATCCGGAGCGCATTGCGGCCGGGCGCCGGCGCGGGGCCGGGGGCTGGCCCGGGACCAGGCCGCGGGGGGCGGCAGGGAATGGGGCCTGGCGCCGGGCTCGGTCCGGGGCGGCCGGCCGCGTTCTACCCGGTCGTCGTGCAGGACCGCGTGCGCGCGATGGTGCTGGTTCCTCCCAACGCACCGCTGGCCGTCATCATTCGTCAGGTCGCTCCCGTCGGATTGGCCATTGCGGCGCTGCTCGTGCTGATCGGCACGATGTTCGCCAGCGTGTTCATCTTCAGACCCGCGCACAAGCGACTGGGCCAACTCGAGGAAGCCGCGAAACGGCTCGGCACGGGCGACGCAACCGCGCGCGCGCCCGAATCGGGCGGCGACGAGATTGCCGCCGTGGCGCGGGCGTTCAACCGGATGGCGGCCGACTTGAGCGCGCGAGCGGACGCCCTCCAAACGGCCGATCACGATCGCCGCCAGCTTCTCGCCGATGTCTCCCATGAGTTGATGACGCCACTGACAGCGATCCGTGGCTACCTTGAGACACTCGCAATGGCCGAGTTGGCGCTCAACGCCGACACGCGCCAGCGTTACCTCGGGATCGTCCGGGAGGAGACCGCCAGACTCGAACGACTCATCGGCGACCTGATGGATCTGGCCCGGCTCGAGGCGGGAGGCGGGGCGCTGGTTCGAACGGAGATGCCGGTCGACGAACTGTTCCGCCGGGTGATCGAACGGCATGAGCGCGACGCGGGACTGAAGCACGTCACGTTGACCAGCCGCATCACGCCGCCGTCGATCACTGTGCATGTCGATCCGGTGCGCATGGAGCAGGCGATCCAGAATCTTGCCGCCAACGCCCTGCGCCACACCGGATCTGGCGGCAGCATCGAGCTGGTCGCGGGCGTCGGCCCGGACACGACGCTGCTGTCAGTTCGCGATACGGGGGAAGGGATCCCGGCCGCACACATAGGTCACGTGTTCGACCGGTTCTACAAGGCCGACAATTCGCGAGCCGGGGATCAGCGGGGAAGCGGCCTCGGCCTCTCGATCGTCAAGGCCATCGTCGAGCGCCACGGCGGCCGCATCACCGTTCGGAGCCAGGAAGGACTGGAGACCGTCTTCGAGATCGAGTTGCCGCGGCAGCCGCCTTCGATGCCTGCGGCAGCTTCGGCGTCCACGGGCGGAGACTAA
- a CDS encoding response regulator transcription factor, translated as MSDTLHALIVEDEQHIRDLIALHLGLEGFTCTPSADGRDALATLNERRFDVVVLDLMIPSIDGLAVCRAVRRGGPNAETPILMLTARREESDKVLGLESGADDYLTKPFGVREFIARVRALLRRTGPRAGADAALSQAGGVRDEVYRVRDLEIDLGRRRVRVAGNEADLTTQEFNLLRTLASRPGIVFTRAALLNSVWKGDTFVTERSVDALVKRLRKKIEPDTFAPRYILTVWGSGYKFADE; from the coding sequence GTGAGCGACACGCTGCACGCGTTAATCGTCGAGGACGAACAGCACATCCGCGATCTGATCGCGTTGCATCTCGGGCTCGAGGGATTCACCTGTACGCCCTCGGCGGACGGGCGAGATGCCCTGGCGACCCTCAACGAGCGACGATTCGACGTGGTCGTGCTCGACCTCATGATCCCGTCGATTGACGGGCTCGCCGTCTGCCGGGCCGTGCGCCGGGGCGGTCCCAATGCCGAGACGCCGATTCTGATGCTGACGGCGAGGCGCGAAGAATCAGACAAAGTGCTCGGCCTCGAGAGCGGGGCCGACGACTACTTGACCAAGCCATTCGGCGTCCGCGAATTCATCGCCCGCGTCAGGGCGCTGCTCAGACGGACCGGCCCCAGAGCTGGCGCGGACGCGGCCCTGTCGCAGGCGGGCGGGGTCCGGGACGAGGTCTATCGAGTGAGGGATCTCGAGATCGATCTTGGTCGTCGCCGCGTGCGGGTTGCCGGCAATGAAGCCGACCTGACCACGCAGGAGTTCAACCTGCTGCGTACGCTCGCGTCGCGACCCGGCATTGTCTTCACCCGGGCCGCCCTGCTGAACAGTGTGTGGAAGGGCGATACGTTCGTGACGGAGCGGAGTGTCGACGCCCTCGTCAAGAGATTGCGAAAGAAGATTGAGCCGGACACGTTTGCGCCGCGGTACATCCTGACCGTGTGGGGAAGCGGGTACAAGTTCGCCGATGAGTGA